In a genomic window of Fusobacterium sp. FSA-380-WT-3A:
- a CDS encoding DNA starvation/stationary phase protection protein codes for MEKNLNLFLADLVVEYHKLQNFHWYVKGKNFFPLHAKLEELYNGINKMIDENAENILIIGGKPVGSLKSFLALSEIKEEEEKYLSEEYILKEIIADFGYLLDKVKKIKKEADELSEYIISASMDDYIKYFSKILWMLNQSMDD; via the coding sequence ATGGAAAAAAATTTAAATTTATTTTTAGCTGATTTAGTAGTGGAATATCATAAACTACAAAACTTTCATTGGTATGTAAAAGGAAAAAATTTCTTCCCTCTACATGCTAAGTTAGAAGAGTTATATAATGGAATAAATAAAATGATTGATGAAAATGCAGAAAATATTTTAATAATAGGTGGAAAACCAGTAGGTTCTCTAAAAAGTTTCTTAGCATTATCTGAAATAAAAGAGGAAGAAGAAAAATATCTTTCTGAAGAATATATTTTAAAAGAAATTATAGCTGATTTTGGATATTTATTAGATAAAGTTAAAAAAATTAAAAAAGAAGCTGATGAATTATCTGAATATATAATTTCTGCATCAATGGATGATTATATAAAATATTTCTCTAAAATATTATGGATGTTAAATCAAAGTATGGATGACTAA
- the hutX gene encoding heme utilization cystosolic carrier protein HutX has protein sequence MKTKIEKLINNDTKISFSKISKELNISFLEVLRNVSNPRVKTYPVEKIDELFEILNKWEEVLLLVVTPNFVLEIKDKFPQGKYGHGFLNFHDKETSIGGHLSVNNIKEIFIVTDTTFGKKSCSIKFFDSDEKEIFSIYVPRDEKGQLREKYLEIFNSL, from the coding sequence ATGAAAACTAAAATAGAAAAATTAATAAATAATGATACTAAAATTTCTTTTTCAAAAATTTCAAAAGAATTAAATATAAGTTTTTTAGAAGTTTTAAGAAATGTGTCTAATCCACGTGTAAAAACTTATCCTGTTGAAAAAATAGACGAATTATTTGAGATTTTAAATAAGTGGGAAGAAGTGCTTTTACTTGTAGTTACCCCAAATTTTGTCTTAGAAATAAAAGATAAATTCCCACAAGGAAAATATGGGCATGGATTTTTAAATTTTCATGATAAAGAAACTTCTATTGGAGGACACTTATCTGTCAATAATATTAAAGAAATTTTTATAGTGACTGATACTACATTTGGCAAAAAAAGTTGTTCTATAAAATTTTTTGATTCTGATGAAAAGGAAATATTTTCTATATATGTGCCAAGAGATGAAAAAGGACAACTTAGAGAAAAATATTTGGAAATATTTAATTCATTATAA